The following are encoded in a window of Candidatus Methylomirabilota bacterium genomic DNA:
- a CDS encoding DUF2203 domain-containing protein encodes MNVRLFTPAEVDALIPRLADLMSQAMERHRSAQDFAESLRAERERIRAAGNDPAERREWKARAERLDGLTIEVRTVLGEIEALGGVVKDVEMGLVDFAGVAPGAGDDPVNLCWKYGETAVRFWHGFDEGFAQRKPLP; translated from the coding sequence GTGAACGTCCGCCTGTTCACTCCGGCGGAGGTGGACGCCCTGATCCCGCGGCTCGCCGACCTCATGAGTCAGGCCATGGAGCGGCACCGCAGCGCCCAGGACTTCGCGGAGTCGCTGCGCGCCGAGCGCGAGCGCATCCGCGCCGCGGGCAACGACCCCGCCGAGCGCCGCGAGTGGAAGGCGCGCGCCGAGCGGCTGGACGGCCTCACGATCGAGGTGCGCACCGTGTTGGGCGAGATCGAGGCGCTGGGCGGCGTGGTGAAGGACGTGGAGATGGGCCTGGTGGACTTCGCCGGGGTGGCGCCGGGGGCCGGCGACGACCCGGTCAACCTCTGTTGGAAATACGGGGAGACCGCGGTGCGCTTCTGGCACGGATTCGACGAGGGATTCGCCCAGCGGAAGCCGCTCCCGTGA
- a CDS encoding lactate utilization protein, with protein MTTRAEFLDRVRREMGKTRGLFPAVSAPRSARPQEAADAVRRQLVERWPQALEQFKAEFERIAGVFHRVSRLDEVPAVLARIAAERGVREVVGWDAAALGWDLRAALEPHGITVRPAPPGGDEADRTRHREEAARAPLGVTGVDWALAETGTLILTSGPGRPRSTSLLPDTHVAVFGPSALLETLEQVGMMLEARHADPVLAGSGGAINFITGPSRTADIELTLTRGVHGPKEVHVVFVDGLRGAA; from the coding sequence ATGACCACGCGGGCCGAGTTCCTCGACCGGGTGCGCCGGGAGATGGGAAAGACGCGCGGGCTCTTTCCCGCGGTGTCCGCGCCGCGTTCGGCCCGCCCGCAGGAGGCGGCGGACGCGGTGCGTCGCCAGCTCGTCGAGCGCTGGCCCCAGGCGCTCGAGCAGTTCAAGGCCGAGTTCGAGCGCATCGCGGGCGTGTTCCACCGGGTGAGCCGGCTCGACGAGGTGCCGGCGGTGCTGGCGCGGATCGCCGCCGAGCGGGGTGTCCGCGAGGTTGTCGGCTGGGATGCCGCGGCGCTGGGCTGGGACCTCCGGGCCGCGCTGGAGCCGCACGGCATCACGGTACGGCCGGCGCCGCCGGGCGGCGACGAAGCCGATCGCACGCGCCATCGCGAAGAGGCGGCCCGCGCGCCCCTGGGGGTCACCGGAGTGGACTGGGCGCTCGCCGAGACCGGGACATTGATCCTGACCTCCGGCCCCGGTCGGCCCCGCTCGACCTCGCTTCTGCCCGACACCCACGTGGCAGTGTTCGGCCCGAGCGCCCTGCTGGAAACCCTCGAGCAAGTCGGTATGATGCTCGAGGCGCGGCATGCCGACCCGGTCCTGGCCGGATCCGGCGGCGCCATCAACTTCATCACGGGACCGTCGCGAACCGCCGACATCGAGCTCACGCTCACCCGCGGCGTGCACGGGCCCAAGGAGGTGCACGTGGTGTTCGTCGATGGCCTGAGAGGCGCCGCGTGA
- a CDS encoding LutB/LldF family L-lactate oxidation iron-sulfur protein, with translation MSDPILATPFPRRAGAALKDDFLQEALTIATTKFIDLRKEAFATLPEGDALRDRARAIKEATLQRLDYYLEQLADNVQRLGGHVHWAATAGEAREVVLRLCRERGVKMAVKSKSMATEEIHLNEALEHAGVTPIETDLGEYIIQLAHERPSHIIAPAIHKTKGQVADLFSRELKGQFAADPEVLTAVARRELRQKFLQADMGITGANFAVADTGTLVLVTNEGNGRMVTSLPRIHVAVMGMEKVIPSMTDLMVFLAILARSATGQKLSSYTTLVRGPRRPGELEGPEELHLILMDNGRVREIAGTLREALYCLRCGACLNVCPVYRQIGGHAYGYTYPGPIGILLTAMLEGDRSVKDLAHASSLCGACKDVCPVRIDIPRMLIELREHLDRGRIAPWHERALFGAAGRLMESPMLFHASARVGRWLQRPFVSGGRVRRLPGFGGWTATRDLPPVAPRTFTERWKDLAR, from the coding sequence GTGAGCGACCCGATCCTGGCGACGCCGTTCCCGCGGCGGGCGGGGGCCGCCCTCAAGGACGACTTTCTCCAGGAAGCGCTCACCATCGCCACCACCAAGTTCATCGATCTGCGGAAGGAGGCGTTCGCGACCCTGCCGGAGGGGGACGCCCTCCGGGATCGGGCGCGCGCCATCAAGGAGGCGACCCTCCAGCGGCTCGACTACTACCTCGAGCAGCTCGCCGACAACGTCCAGCGGCTGGGCGGCCACGTCCACTGGGCGGCCACCGCGGGGGAGGCGCGCGAGGTCGTCCTGCGCCTCTGCCGGGAGCGCGGCGTGAAGATGGCGGTGAAGTCGAAGTCGATGGCCACCGAGGAGATTCACCTCAACGAGGCCCTCGAGCACGCGGGGGTGACGCCGATCGAGACCGATCTCGGCGAGTACATCATCCAGCTCGCCCACGAGCGCCCGTCCCACATCATCGCGCCCGCGATCCACAAGACCAAGGGGCAGGTGGCCGACCTCTTCTCGCGCGAGCTCAAGGGCCAGTTCGCCGCCGATCCCGAGGTGCTCACCGCGGTGGCGCGGCGCGAGCTGCGCCAGAAGTTCCTCCAGGCCGACATGGGTATCACCGGGGCCAACTTCGCAGTGGCCGACACCGGCACGCTGGTCCTCGTCACCAACGAGGGCAACGGCCGCATGGTGACCTCGCTGCCGCGCATCCACGTGGCCGTCATGGGCATGGAGAAGGTCATCCCCAGCATGACGGATCTCATGGTGTTCCTCGCCATCCTGGCCCGGAGCGCCACCGGGCAGAAGCTCTCGTCGTACACCACGCTCGTGCGCGGGCCGCGACGCCCGGGTGAGCTGGAGGGGCCGGAGGAGCTGCACCTCATCCTCATGGACAACGGCCGCGTGCGGGAGATCGCGGGGACGCTCCGTGAAGCGCTCTACTGCCTGCGTTGCGGCGCCTGTCTCAACGTGTGCCCGGTGTACCGCCAGATCGGCGGCCACGCCTACGGCTACACCTATCCCGGCCCCATCGGCATCCTCCTCACCGCCATGCTGGAGGGTGACCGCTCGGTGAAGGACCTGGCGCACGCCTCGTCGCTCTGCGGCGCCTGCAAGGACGTGTGCCCGGTGCGCATCGACATCCCGCGCATGCTGATCGAGCTGCGCGAGCATCTGGACCGCGGCCGGATCGCGCCGTGGCACGAGCGGGCGCTGTTCGGCGCGGCGGGCCGGCTCATGGAGTCGCCGATGCTGTTCCATGCGAGCGCGCGGGTCGGCCGGTGGCTCCAGCGGCCGTTCGTGTCGGGCGGCCGCGTGCGGCGCCTCCCGGGCTTCGGCGGCTGGACGGCCACGCGCGATCTTCCGCCGGTGGCGCCGCGCACGTTCACGGAGCGCTGGAAGGACCTGGCTCGATGA
- a CDS encoding (Fe-S)-binding protein: MTAVKASIMITCLGDLLFPEVGVAMVTVLRRLGVTVDFPPGQTCCGMPLFNSGFHEDAARVAARTVRLFEHAEHVVVPSGSCAWMVKTEYPGLLKHDGALRAAAERLAGRTRELSQFLVEVLGVTRVESDFRGRVTYHDSCHLLRGLGESRAPRTLLRGVPGVELRELPGADQCCGFGGSFSVRLPEVSTAILDKKLASVEATGADCLVACDGGCLMQMGGGLSRRGSRVRALHLAQILAGGTQP; encoded by the coding sequence GTGACGGCGGTGAAGGCCTCGATCATGATCACGTGCCTCGGCGATCTCCTCTTCCCCGAGGTCGGCGTGGCCATGGTCACCGTGCTGCGGCGGCTGGGCGTGACGGTGGACTTTCCCCCGGGCCAGACGTGCTGCGGGATGCCACTGTTCAACTCGGGCTTCCACGAGGACGCCGCGCGGGTGGCCGCGCGCACCGTGCGCCTCTTCGAGCACGCGGAGCACGTGGTGGTGCCCTCGGGCTCCTGCGCCTGGATGGTGAAGACGGAGTATCCGGGCCTCCTCAAACACGACGGGGCGCTGCGCGCCGCCGCGGAGCGTCTGGCCGGGCGCACGCGGGAGCTCTCGCAGTTCCTGGTCGAGGTGCTCGGGGTCACCCGGGTCGAGTCGGACTTCAGGGGCCGCGTCACGTATCACGACTCCTGCCATCTGCTCCGCGGGCTCGGCGAGTCCCGCGCGCCCCGCACCCTCCTGCGCGGCGTCCCGGGCGTGGAGCTGCGCGAGCTGCCCGGCGCCGATCAGTGCTGCGGCTTCGGCGGCTCCTTCTCGGTGCGCCTGCCCGAGGTCTCGACGGCCATTCTCGACAAGAAGCTCGCGAGCGTGGAGGCCACCGGTGCGGACTGCCTCGTGGCCTGCGACGGGGGCTGCCTCATGCAGATGGGCGGCGGGCTCAGCCGCCGCGGCTCGCGCGTGCGCGCCCTCCATCTCGCCCAGATCCTCGCCGGGGGCACCCAGCCGTGA
- a CDS encoding cupin domain-containing protein, with protein sequence MKKIRVREHITHDAAKMAKVALAATPRALLDLYCVAPGQAQRPHVHDDQDKIYYVVSGAGRFSLGGDSERLEAGEALVAPAGAEHGLVNDGTEPLLVLVVVTPPPPHAKAPGQ encoded by the coding sequence GTGAAGAAGATCCGGGTCCGGGAGCACATCACCCACGACGCCGCGAAGATGGCGAAGGTCGCGCTGGCTGCCACGCCGCGCGCCTTGCTCGATCTCTACTGCGTGGCGCCGGGGCAGGCGCAGCGGCCGCACGTGCACGACGATCAGGACAAGATCTACTACGTCGTGTCGGGCGCGGGCCGGTTCAGCCTGGGCGGGGACAGCGAGCGGCTCGAGGCGGGCGAGGCGCTGGTCGCGCCCGCCGGCGCCGAGCACGGGCTGGTCAACGACGGGACCGAGCCGCTGCTCGTCCTCGTGGTGGTGACGCCGCCCCCGCCGCACGCGAAGGCGCCCGGCCAGTGA
- a CDS encoding (Fe-S)-binding protein translates to MSGARRLTDPETIDALRSCVHCGICLPQCPTYLVLEEEMDSPRGRIYLMRAAAEGRTSLTPGLARHLDLCLGCRACETACPSGVPFGQLLETTRAELTRAGVRARETDHGTLRTLLEVFPHPTRLRALAAMTAVYQYSGLQAIVRGLGLLAPFKRLRTLEALLPPPSAAAAPVPEFTSARGRRRGRVGLLTGCVQRVFFPHVNVETARLLAAAGWDVVAPRSQGCCGALHLHAGRLDEFGGFARDLMRAFPADLDHLVTNAAGCGSALKEYGHWVPDAEDFAKRVRDVSELLAEADLPLRELPVTVTYHDACHLAHGQKVRSEPRALLRRVPGLRLVELADSELCCGSAGVYNVLEPEIAGELARRKIERIRETGARIVVTGNPGCITQIAGEARRQGLALEVLHPVELLGRALLEG, encoded by the coding sequence ATGAGCGGCGCCAGGAGGCTGACGGACCCCGAGACCATCGACGCGCTGCGGTCGTGCGTGCACTGCGGGATCTGCCTGCCGCAGTGTCCGACGTATCTGGTGCTGGAGGAGGAGATGGACTCGCCGCGGGGGCGGATCTATCTCATGCGGGCGGCGGCGGAGGGCCGCACGTCGCTCACGCCGGGGCTCGCGCGGCATCTCGATCTCTGCCTCGGCTGTCGGGCCTGCGAGACGGCCTGCCCCTCGGGCGTGCCCTTCGGCCAGCTCCTCGAGACGACGCGTGCCGAGCTGACACGGGCCGGCGTGCGCGCGCGTGAGACCGATCACGGCACGCTCCGGACTCTCCTCGAGGTCTTCCCGCATCCCACCCGGCTGCGAGCGCTGGCGGCGATGACCGCCGTCTACCAGTATTCGGGTCTGCAGGCCATCGTGCGCGGCCTCGGCCTGCTCGCGCCATTCAAGCGCCTGCGCACCCTCGAGGCGCTCCTGCCGCCGCCGTCCGCCGCGGCGGCGCCCGTGCCCGAGTTCACGTCCGCGCGCGGGAGGCGTCGCGGCCGGGTGGGTCTTCTCACCGGCTGCGTGCAGCGCGTGTTCTTCCCGCACGTGAACGTGGAGACGGCGCGGCTCCTGGCCGCGGCGGGCTGGGACGTGGTGGCGCCGCGGAGCCAGGGCTGCTGCGGGGCCCTGCATCTGCACGCCGGGCGGCTCGACGAGTTCGGAGGGTTCGCTCGCGACCTCATGCGGGCGTTCCCCGCGGACCTGGATCATCTCGTCACGAACGCCGCGGGCTGCGGCTCCGCGCTCAAGGAATACGGCCACTGGGTGCCCGACGCGGAGGATTTCGCGAAGCGAGTGCGCGACGTGTCGGAGCTGCTCGCCGAGGCGGATCTTCCGCTCCGCGAGCTGCCGGTGACGGTCACGTATCACGATGCCTGCCACCTCGCGCACGGGCAGAAGGTGCGGAGCGAGCCCCGGGCGCTCCTGCGCCGCGTTCCCGGCCTGCGCCTGGTGGAGCTGGCGGACAGCGAGCTCTGCTGCGGCAGCGCGGGCGTCTACAATGTCCTGGAACCGGAGATTGCGGGCGAGCTGGCCCGGCGGAAGATCGAGCGCATCCGCGAAACCGGGGCCCGCATCGTCGTCACGGGCAACCCCGGCTGCATCACCCAGATCGCGGGCGAGGCGCGCCGGCAGGGACTGGCGCTCGAGGTGCTGCATCCCGTGGAGCTGCTCGGCCGCGCCCTGCTGGAGGGGTAG